The following are encoded in a window of Chlorocebus sabaeus isolate Y175 chromosome 10, mChlSab1.0.hap1, whole genome shotgun sequence genomic DNA:
- the C10H2orf69 gene encoding mitochondrial protein C2orf69 homolog gives MWGFRLLRSPPLLLLLPQLGIGNASSCSQARTMNPGGSGGARCSLSAEVRRRQCLQLSTVPGADPQRSNELLLLAAGGEGLERQDLPGDPAKEEPQPPRQHHVLYFPGDVQNYHEIMTRHPENYQWENWSLENVATILAHRFPNSYIWVIKCSRMHLHKFSCYDNFVKSNMFGAPEHNTDFGAFKHLYMLLVNAFNLSQNSLSKKGLNVWNKDSIASNCRSSSSHTTNGCQGEKVRTCEKSDESAMSFYPPSLNDASFTLIGFSKGCVVLNQLLFELKEAKKDKNIDAFIKSIRTMYWLDGGHSGGSNTWVTYPEVLKEFAQTGIIVHTHVTPYQVRDPMRSWIGKEHKKFVQILGDFGMQVTSQIHFTKEAPSIENHFRVHEVF, from the exons ATGTGGGGGTTCAGGCTCCTGCGGTCGCCGccgctgctgcttctgctgccgCAGCTCGGAATCGGAAACGCCTCGTCGTGCTCTCAGGCCAGAACTATGAACCCGGGCGGCAGCGGCGGCGCGCGATGCTCCCTCTCGGCCGAGGTGCGCCGCCGGCAGTGCCTGCAGCTGTCCACCGTGCCTGGAGCCGATCCGCAGCGCAGCAACGAATTGCTCCTGTTGGCTGCGGGCGGGGAGGGACTGGAGCGGCAGGACCTCCCCGGGGACCCGGCGAAGGAGGAGCCGCAGCCGCCGCGCCAGCATCACGTCCTCTATTTCCCTGGGGATGTGCAG AATTACCATGAAATTATGACTCGTCATCCTGAGAATTATCAATGGGAAAACTGGAGTCTAGAAAATGTTGCTACCATTTTAGCCCACCGGTTCCCCAATAGTTACATTTGGGTGATAAAATGTTCCCGAATGCATTTGCACAAATTCAGCTGCTATGACAATTTTGTGAAAAGTAACATGTTTGGTGCCCCAGAACACAATACTGACTTTGGAGCTTTTAAGCACCTTTATATGTTATTAGTTAATGCTTTTAATTTAAGTCAGAATAGTTTATCAAAGAAAGGTTTGAATGTTTGGAATAAGGACTCCATAGCATCTAACTGTAGATCCAGTTCTTCTCATACTACGAATGGTTGCCAGGGAGAAAAAGTGAGGACCTGTGAAAAGTCTGATGAATCTGCCATGAGTTTTTATCCACCATCACTAAATGATGCATCTTTTACTTTGATTGGATTCAGTAAAGGTTGTGTTGTTTTGAATCAGTTGCTTTTTGAATTGAAAGAAGCCAAGAAAGACAAGAACATAGATGCTTTTATCAAAAGCATAAGAACAATGTATTGGCTGGATGGTGGTCATTCTGGAGGAAGCAATACTTGGGTTACTTATCCAGAAGTCTTGAAAGAATTTGCACAAACAGGGATTATCGTTCACACTCATGTAACACCTTACCAAGTACGTGATCCAATGAGATCTTGGATTGGAAAGGAGCACAAGAAATTTGTTCAGATACTTGGGGATTTTGGTATGCAGGTGACTAGCcaaattcattttacaaaggaagCTCCTTCCATAGAGAATCACTTCAGGGTTCATGAAGTattttga
- the TYW5 gene encoding tRNA wybutosine-synthesizing protein 5 isoform X4, which yields MVCICCLWNLFSLLFFGSSHYHEQHIKDISSYGHQRALVERDEKYYLRSLGEDPRKDVADIRKQFPLLKGDIKFPEFFKEEQFFSSVFRISSPGLQLWTHYDVMDNLLIQVTGKKRVVLFSPRDAQYLYLKGTKSEVLNIDNPDLAKYPLFSKARRYECSLEAGDVLFIPALWFHNVISEEFGVGVNIFWKHLPSECYDKTDTYGNKDPTAASRAAQILDRALKTLAELPEEYRDFYARRMVLHIEDKAYSKNSE from the exons ATGGTATGTATATGTTGCCTTTGGAATTTATTCTCCTTATTGTTTTTTGGATCCAGTCACTATCATGAGCAACATATTAAAGACATTTCTTCATATGGCCACCAGAGAGCATTAGTAGAAAGG GATGAGAAATACTACTTACGGTCACTTGGAGAAGACCCTAGAAAG GATGTTGcagatatcagaaagcagtttcctttGTTGAAAGGAGATATTAAGTTTCCAGAATTCTTCAAAGAGGAACAATTCTTTTCCAGTGTTTTTCGAATTAGTTCACCAGGATTACAACTATGGACTCATTATGAT GTAATGGATAATTTGTTAATACAAGTGACAGGAAAAAAGCGTGTTGTACTCTTCAGTCCTCGAGATGCccagtatttatatttaaaag GTACTAAATCAGAAGTACTGAATATAGATAACCCAGACTTGGCTAAATATCCACTTTTTTCCAAGGCTAGAAGATATGAATGTTCCCTTGAAGCTGGTGATGTATTATTCATTCCTG CTTTATGGTTCCATAATGTAATTTCTGAAGAGTTTGGAGTGGGAGTGAATATCTTTTGGAAGCACCTTCCATCTGAATGCTATGATAAGACAGATACCTATGGAAACAAAGATCCTACAGCAGCATCAAGAGCTGCACAAATTTTGGACAGAGCCTTGAAAACACTGGCCGAATTACCAGAGGAATATAGGGACTTCTATGCACGACGAATGGTCCTACACATTGAAGACAAAGCCTACAGCAAGAACTCTGAGTAA
- the TYW5 gene encoding tRNA wybutosine-synthesizing protein 5 isoform X3 has translation MLLQLHRWTSLVRTLYIELYLLTNWYRGQLKRSIKNSLFQSHYHEQHIKDISSYGHQRALVERDEKYYLRSLGEDPRKDVADIRKQFPLLKGDIKFPEFFKEEQFFSSVFRISSPGLQLWTHYDVMDNLLIQVTGKKRVVLFSPRDAQYLYLKGTKSEVLNIDNPDLAKYPLFSKARRYECSLEAGDVLFIPALWFHNVISEEFGVGVNIFWKHLPSECYDKTDTYGNKDPTAASRAAQILDRALKTLAELPEEYRDFYARRMVLHIEDKAYSKNSE, from the exons aACTTTACCTTTTGACCAATTGGTACAGAGGGCAGCTGAAGAGAAGCATAAAGAATTCTTTGTTTCAGAG TCACTATCATGAGCAACATATTAAAGACATTTCTTCATATGGCCACCAGAGAGCATTAGTAGAAAGG GATGAGAAATACTACTTACGGTCACTTGGAGAAGACCCTAGAAAG GATGTTGcagatatcagaaagcagtttcctttGTTGAAAGGAGATATTAAGTTTCCAGAATTCTTCAAAGAGGAACAATTCTTTTCCAGTGTTTTTCGAATTAGTTCACCAGGATTACAACTATGGACTCATTATGAT GTAATGGATAATTTGTTAATACAAGTGACAGGAAAAAAGCGTGTTGTACTCTTCAGTCCTCGAGATGCccagtatttatatttaaaag GTACTAAATCAGAAGTACTGAATATAGATAACCCAGACTTGGCTAAATATCCACTTTTTTCCAAGGCTAGAAGATATGAATGTTCCCTTGAAGCTGGTGATGTATTATTCATTCCTG CTTTATGGTTCCATAATGTAATTTCTGAAGAGTTTGGAGTGGGAGTGAATATCTTTTGGAAGCACCTTCCATCTGAATGCTATGATAAGACAGATACCTATGGAAACAAAGATCCTACAGCAGCATCAAGAGCTGCACAAATTTTGGACAGAGCCTTGAAAACACTGGCCGAATTACCAGAGGAATATAGGGACTTCTATGCACGACGAATGGTCCTACACATTGAAGACAAAGCCTACAGCAAGAACTCTGAGTAA